The genomic interval AAAACAATATCATGATGAAACTGGCACTGCTGACGGAACGGCTAAGCTTCCTGATAATAACTTGTGCGAAACTCCAAAAGCTACAAATGTGTTCTTCAAACCTTCACGACCAGAACATCCAAAAGGTGTATATATCTTTTATCGAGTAACTTTAAATGCGTTCCGTATTTCGTGTTTAACGCCCTGTTTTAGGAGATATAAATAttgttaatttacaaaagaaaaaagaaacgctTCAATCAATCTTTTGCGTTTGAATGTACAAGATAACAGATTTCAGCGCTATATTCTTGACACTGCATGAATTATTTGTAACATAAGTTGAAAAGTGTTCATTATCTAATTGTCTTCCAGATAAAAGCGTAAGAAGACGGACAGCAAGATATTCAAAGTGCCATTTGATGCCCTTGTTTATTCCAAAACAAGATAAAATTTACGGATGGAAACATGGGGAACCCGGTGCACAAGCGGCGCACTTTGCAAATGTTTCAGGTAAAAAATTATATAGACGAGGAGTTTTGATGTCTTGATTATTATAGAGACTGAAAAAAGTGGTAGAGGTTGTAGAGTTAAATGGTTGATTTTATGTAAgcgtatttaatatttttttcagaaagaatgGGTTTAGTGGCAAGAGATCTGATGTGCTGTCTCTTAATACATGAACCATTATTTGAAGGAATGAAAAATGTGTTTCAAATGGCTTTACAATTTGTTATATGTCTCCTCAAAGCCATCCATAAATTAACAGCAGTTTGCAGCTTAATTTATTCCCGCAGACTTTTTGAATATGCTGATCGTGACTAGAAGCCATAATATTGATAAACTTAGGATCCTGTTTCCGAATATTTGTGTCTTCTGTATTCAGTTAAGAATTGAAACAAGTTAATAAATggttaaaaagtaaatatttatactgaaatatatttttcgttAACAACTACAATGCAAAATTTCACGTACGAACATTATCAGAATTTCAATATTCCTAACGGTTTCATTATAAAACAACAATGTCAGAAAAGTACGTAACATTTACCATATTTTAAGTATATAATGACATTTTCTGAGCAACACAGTGTTTTATGAAATCCTCCTTTACAATAATCAGCGTGACCTCGAAGCGAATATCTTATGTCATAGGAGTAAAGAAAAGTATTGGGTATATGGATCATTTACAGGATTCTCTATATTTCAGAATGCAAGACATTTTCTCAGACATGTCAAGATCCAATGCAGACTGGCAACCCAGAACCAGACAAAGCTCTGTCAAACACGCTATCGTCAAAACCAATGAAAAAGGAGATGAACTACCCAAGTGTTGCAAAGTGTCATTCCGAGACTACACTTAGCGACCTCTTCGATATTTCTTGCTGCCTGAAAAACAATTCTGACGAGCGGTCCTTGTCTTCTCCGCCACATGGAAGGGATCGTCGGTTGACATccaatgaaaacaaacattaaaatgcaCACCACTGATAACATGTGTGACTAACTTCCAACTAATGAGAGTGGAAACTCCATCTAAAACTTCatctaaaacaaatataaatcttTTCCAATTACAATTATTGTTAGCAACTAATCAGGTTACAATgtagaacacaataattttaaccACAATCATTAACCATTACAGTTAAAATTGTCCCGTATCATTCTCAATCCATTTATCTCCATTCTCTTGCATTCCGGACTAGGACTTCCGGTGATCCGTTGCTGGAAACTCCATCTTCGTGCAgtacttataataataataacaataacttcatttAAAGttgataacatatttggctatagccagtctaacatatggtcctctaacataataatgtaaaaattcatCCTAACATGTACATAGacagtgaagtgaaagacatgaatcaaaataacgtattgtgaacaaattaattcttagtagcataaacagtatgtagtacaatgaaAAGAGATTAAAATAAGATAAACGTATGTACAAATGGTGAAAGAATAAATGCTATCTTTTACAAAACACCAGAATTAAGAGTTCCTCTTTGTTTCTATGGCAAAAAACACATCGTTTCACTGCAGTTGATAAAACAAAAGCAGAACCAAAACGTTgcttttttggaggggggggggggtgtttttTTCCCGTATTTgtgtaatatatgtatacttgtaAATTTCTGATTTGGTGTTGATTtcgatataaatatgtttaaatgtctTCGTAACGTCAGGACGTACTTCCGTTTTACGCACGAAAATTTCGTGCGCTTTGTTAACACGCTAATGCAAGGAAAAAATgccataagaaaatcatttgtttgattttatttttactattttggtTGAAACTGAAACGCAAGAAAAAGATTCAGTCAATTGTAGAAGGTCCAGATTTGCATATCCTGCTTTCGGCTAACTGTTTACTTGTTAAATTGACAGCACCGCGTTACCGATTTCCATCTGCAactacaactagtgaaagaatccTATAATGTGCAGCTAGTAGGTTGCTACTGAAAAAGCCTACAAATAAGTTTGTTGATACGCAAGACAAATGTTTATCGATCACAATGATGTGGTTTTATTTGCTGTTGTAGATTTAAACTTTTATAAACAGTAGAATGTAAAGAATATCAGTGCAGATTTTAGTTCAATTATACAAACATGCCCTGAAATCAAGAAGTTCATGCAGTATATCTAAAACTGCTTGTAAACTAATGGCAAACAAGAGACAATGACACTGTTTTCAATCTGTTATATCAGTGAAGGttattcagtatatttttgtaGTTTCGTTTTAAGTCTTCTGTATTTGTAATGCGTAAGTCTCATACTATGGTAATATTGTAGAATTGATacatattttgcatgaaattttgtAACATCTTAATAACAATCTGTAGTGGATTAAATATACTGATACAACTTTATGTAGAGGTGTTTTGTATACAGAATTCATTAGATTCTCGAAGCAGTCGGTTGTGTGTAAGGAACATACGGAATACTCCATCACGATGTGAATGTCTTATAAGAAAACATGCTAGTTTGTTTACCTAAACAATTTTATGCAGTACAAATACTTTTGTTAGTTCTGcatgaaaaaagatttaaaaatcagCAGAAGAGTTCCATATATGGCTCAAGaatcatttctatattttttcgaaattttgactgtatataaaatatgaaagagatGGTTCTGACCATGAGAAAAGTGTATGATTGTTTTCTTTTGCATTTAAGTTAGATCTTGGTTTGCCTAACGAACAATCGTATTTGTTTCGTGACGCAGGTCTATTGAAACTCAACTGATACAGGCTCAGCTAATCAGTAAGGACTTGTTTTCACCAGGTATGTTGCGAACATGCCCTTTCATGCATCTCTTTATCGAAAACGTCGCGCAGTTGATGCAGACCTCCATTTTTCGTACCACGATATACCGACATTGCTATATGCTAAATCATTTGtgaggatttaaaaaaaaatcattttcttaagCAAACGTCTAGAGTTTTTTAATATTGCACTTATTCATATTCTtcgttttttattcattttatgctTTGCCTATATCTTTTCTTTCATCAtaattgttgatattttatggtattatatttacattttaccacATATTGAGTAATTTTAAATATCCTAACATTTTCATCTACCTAGCTTGCTTGCGCAACATAACTTTATACAAACACACTGGTAATGTAATAATatggaaaagaatataatatGTATAGGGATCTGAAACcagaatgaaatatttacaaatatttaaataaaagtttacaCAGTTTGTATACACTTGGACTGAATAAACGTTGAGTCTGAAACGAATAGCAATAACAGCACTTTAACTatgtagtcaaagtaaatttcATTAACCCAATCGctgtaaaatttgaacaatgaAACAGAATATTTGTCTACAACAAAAAGAATAATATTCGTTTCACCAACAGTATTAGTTTCACCAACAGTATTCATCaactgaaatgtataaaaaaaaaaaaacaaatattaattcaGCATTGATTCGATTTGCCACAACGTCGGTCGACTTATTAACcctttatttccttttcaataatattaaaaatgtatggtttaacctttagcctgctggcggcaagtggttttgcctttgcgaccagtgcagaccaagatcagcctgcacatccgtgcaggctgatcatggtctgcactgttcgctattcagttaataaattttcagtgaacaccccttcgaataatacatggtattgcccaaactgaatgatggaaaagtccattttagaaatttagcaggctaagggttaagaacaGTAGCAAGATAGAACATGTTCGTACTGGTACAAATATGGTAAAAACAAGGAAGTACTTATCACGTTTatgcatattttctatatttaactTCCTGGTGATTTATGTTCTTATTGGATCAGGtttgttaatttgttaaatatatatgtGATTGTGATCTTAGGTTCACATAGGTCCCATTGATCAGCTTATTTTTATATCCCAGAAAACGAATTTAGAAGTCAACTTATGGTCGGTCAATCAAGCGGTTAGTCATGTGGTCTTTGGTTAGCGGAACGAACTACTTCCAGGTTTTAGGGATATGACTCCAAACAGGTCATCACAATGAAGTTTAGTAGTGCGAGACTGTTTTGTGGTGGGAGGGCGAATGTTGGCACTGGCACACCAAAAGCCCCTTTAGTTTGCAAAAGTTATAGAGCGAACTATTTTCACAGGTAAAAAGGGATTCCAATGAAACGCCATACATGATACAGATGATCACCATAAAATGTAGTAGTGCCTATCACATTCTTTTCTGTGTAGAAAGAACACCCATACCCATTTTTTTCTGTGAGCTACTTCAACAGTTTTAAAGGAATTCCAGTGAAACTTAGATTATCACCATGAAGTGTAGTGTGTAAGGCCAATAAAATCAAGAGCATTTGGGTACACATACCCTCCCAAGTTTGTTGATTCAAGTAGAACTGCACACAGGTAATTAAAAAGAAGTTTAGTTATGCCTGTCGTATATTTTCCTTTGGTGGACGTTTCTCGGCCTACTTAGTCAcataatgatgacaaacaagtgtgcaaagtttcaaagctatagctcttgtgctttttgagaaaaggcggacataaacaaaaattgtaaccaacgccgacgatcaagtgacgacaatacctcgtagattttttcaaaaatcagaggagctaataaaaaagaagaaacgttaaataaattttaataaactgCTTAAAGGGTAATGACTAAACTTTGCTCCTCATGTGAGCGACATAGGCCTATTATGGccttttgtataaatttatagaaattaataaaacaaactgCTTCTTATTTGTATGAACAGAAAGGCCTGTGAATTCTATAATGTTTTGATGAAAGATTGTTTTATTTGCGCTGTTCATTTAAAGACACATAAATTTGATTTGACTTATTAAAATTGATACTTAAATAATGTCTCCGCCTTACTGAATGAAAATGCATAAGTAGATATGACAAATAAAAACATGTCAATGCTTCCATTGCCAGTCTGATGTCTCAGTTTATTTCTCCTTGGAACGAATAACAGCATTTATTATTACGGGCAGCAAGGAAAGCCAacaaagcaaagtaatagcagaacTGACTGGTTTTTTATCGAGTCTGATGAAATGTGCAAAGTTCCAAGGTGGTGGTCAACTGTGTTTATTTATTTGCTCGTTTTGTTCACTGCATCCGTGCTTCAGTAAAATGTCAACAGACCTTACAAGCTGCACGTTGATTAGCCTGAGAGCattatatctttataatttttttattttatttgcattatATCCCAATCCTGAATCCTCTTACCTAATAAAAATTGGTCTTCCTTTTTTGAACAAACTGACAGATTGAAGATAGTTAATTATGCACCCtcaaaacaagcatttgaaaaatgttagccTTTCTTTAAGTATGGATTTGcctatgttcatttttttttacataaaaaaatgcctattgcatttatcaaataatttggattaaagttaaaatagttttaaaaggtaaaattgaCGACGTAATATCACACACTGTATAACTAATAATAGCATGTTAGACACACAGTCTTGCTGGGCATCACTTGTCTCCGAGTCGTTTATAAGCTCAAATTCTATAGGATAATGGTCACTAACATCTAATGAAAATGTTTGGTTTAACTGAAAAGCTCTATCGAATGTATACACACTGGCGCTGCCATTGACCACACCTGTTTCGAACCCTTGACCTGTGGACACGAATCTGTCATACGCACAATTGGTACTTGCAACCGTTGTATCTGCTTCATCGCCTATCCACCAAGTATATGACGGATTTCTTTTTATCGGCATAGTTTCCCATTTGTAGTTTGGAACATAGGAACAATCCGCATTGAAATCTCCCATGATCATTATATCGTCGATGTTCAgctttgttttaatatcatcaaACACATTTTCAAGTGCTTGCAATCTTTAACTGCGTTTGACGGCGAAATGTGCAAACCTGCAAAGGCAAATCGTTTTAACTTTGTTGATGAAGActcaaacaaaacaacatacgGTTCTCTTTCAAATGTATCAACCGTAGTTGTATGTGTATTTAGTGTTTCACCACCATCATCGAAGACATAATCACGATCCACTTTTAAGCCCGACTTTTCTCTATAAAGGAAGGCATACTGTTCTTTACTACTGCTTCGCCCAAGTCTCGGACTAAGTTTCATTACGAATGTGTTTTCAGGacttttttcattgattttatctAGCAGTTGTTCTATTGCATCTCCAGATGCATCACGTATTTCCTGTATTAGAACGATGTCATACCTCATTATAATGTCCACAAGCACCTTAACCAGGCCGCTCTCCTTCATTTTACTGGCTCCAAATATTTGCACATTAAAGGCTCCTATCTTTAAATGATCCGTTTCTCAATGTACtgacaatgaaatatatattggCGATACTAAAAGAAGTAAACACAAACATTGTACATAATAGTTCCTTATGCTGAAACACTTTCTTTCAGTCTCTCTTATATAGTGACTTGTATGAATTAATGTAATATCCTTTCACTTTTAATGTTCTTTCTTCCTTTTGGTCCGCAAATGTGCTATATTTCTAACAGTATATTTGTTGATCCTGTAATAAGTTCAAGTGTTTGTTCGAGGATGTAAAGAATAACTTTTGACTTTATGTATACAACTTATGTATATACATATCGCCTTATATATACACACCTTGGTAGTAAACGACGGTTTATGTGTGTGTTTATGGTAATTACCAAAGTATCTTAAGCGGAAATTGACTTCTTTTCTTTTTGTAAGTATCAACAACTCTGTACGATCACTTTATTGTAATTTCTAGTGTTGACTTCCCTTTCGTGTAATTGACTTTTGTCACTGTTCTAGAGTCTGCACAACATGCACTGTCATATAGCCTATTTCAATATCCTGTTAGTTATTTATGGCATACTGCATAAAATGGGATGACGAGGAAAAGTAGGACCAGTCGAGTTATTTAAGACATGTCCTATAATTAAATATTGTAGTTcgtttttactaaatttaaacaCTGATC from Mercenaria mercenaria strain notata chromosome 2, MADL_Memer_1, whole genome shotgun sequence carries:
- the LOC128555259 gene encoding uncharacterized protein LOC128555259, producing the protein MQENKCVFHYQFQMNFDLPEYDYTLPQTLSGTEGAVHKDVDFCNKTSASVQYPKPNVSTIGYKRQLSNGSVRDSESGIYSGSEGVFSNSEVREITNFEDEGIGLGTSGSSDDKVKTGMPNRLALGKLVKQYHDETGTADGTAKLPDNNLCETPKATNVFFKPSRPEHPKDKSVRRRTARYSKCHLMPLFIPKQDKIYGWKHGEPGAQAAHFANVSECKTFSQTCQDPMQTGNPEPDKALSNTLSSKPMKKEMNYPSVAKCHSETTLSDLFDISCCLKNNSDERSLSSPPHGRDRRLTSNENKH